The Campylobacter concisus genome segment TTTGGCACAACCCAAAGCGAGCCTTTTGTGATGTTATAGTCAGTAGCCACGATAGAGGCTGCCAAAAAGCCACCCGGCTCATCGCCTTGAATACCACCGATTAATAACATCGTGTTTTCGCTTGGCTCACCTTTTTTGATAAGCGCATAGTCTAAAGTATTGGCTAAACTAGCAGTGGTAAAGGTTAGTAAAAAAAGTAAAAATTTACGCATTAGTATCCTTCGTAATGCTTTGTCTTTGGTAAAAGCAAATTTAAAACTATACCAGTAACTGCGCCAAGCCCTATGCCTGAAAATTTAACCGCTCCAAGGTCAAGCACCATGCCACCTATGGCAAAGATAAATATGAGAGCTACGATTATCATATTTCTAGGGTCTGCAAGATCGACTTTATTTTTTATAAGTGTCTCCATGCCAACGCTTGCAATGATGCCAAAAAGTAGTAGCATGATACCGCCGATGACTGGAGCTGGAATGGTTGAAAGCACAGCTCCTAGCTTGCCAACGAAGGCTAGCACGATAGCAGTAATCGCTGCAAAGGTCATGATTGCTGGATTATAAGCTTTTGTAAGGCTAACTGCGCCTGTGACCTCTGAGTATGTAGTGTTTGGCGGACCGCCAAAAAAAGCAGCAAGCGAAGTGGCAAGTCCATCTCCAAGGAGCGTATTTTTAAGGCCTGGGTTTTTTAGAAAATCCTCTTTTGTGACATTTGAGATAGCAAGCATATCGCCTATGTGCTCGATCGCTGGAGCTATGGCGATAGGTATCATATAAATGATCGCTTCAAACTCAAATTTTGGTGTAGTGAAATTTGGCATTCTAAACCAAGGTGCATTAAAGATAGGGGTAAAATCAACCATGCCAAAGCAGTAAGCTACGATGTATCCGGTGATAATACCAAGCAAAATAGGTATAAGCCTAAACATGCCACGTCCAAGCATCATCACTAAAATAGTAGCCACTAGCGAAATGCCAGCGACGATCATCGCCTCATTTTGAGTATAAATTTCAGTGGCTGATGTTGCCATTTTGACGGCATTTGGAGCAAGTATCAGGCCTATGGTCATGATGACAGGGCCAACGACAACTGGAGGCAAAATTTTATGCAAAATTTTCTCTCCGCCAAATCGGACCACGAGGCTTAAAACAACGTAGAAAAATCCAGCAAATATAACGCCTCCCATCGTCACGGCTATGCCCCATTTTTCGATACCATACTGAAGTGGCGCGATAAAAGCAAAGGAGCTTGCTAAAAAAATAGGGGGAACATTTTTTCTAGTAATTATCTGAAAAAGTAGCGTGCCAAGACCGGCCGTAAAGAGAGCTACGTTTGCATCTAATCCCGTAAGTATAGGCACTAATACTAGTGCACCAAAAGCAACAAATAAAAACTGAACACCAATTAAGCTTTGTTTGGGGTCAAATTTATAACCCTCATACCTTTGCATTTAACATCCTTTTTGCGTAATTTCTAACTTCTTTATCAACTTCAAAAATTTCATCTTGATCATTGATCTTTAAATTTCTAAATTTTTTCACTGAGCCTAAAATCAGCCTTGAGATATCCAAAAATGAGCATTTTTGCTCTAAAAAGCTAAATACTCCAATCTCGTTTGCTGCATTTATCACTACGCCTAGATCAGGGCTTGCTAGAACTTCATCTTTTAGCGAAAAGACCGGGTATTTTTTATGACTGATTTTATGAAATTTAATGTTTTTAAGATCAAGTAAATTTGCATGTGAGACAATATTTTCATTGATATTTTCAAACATAGCATGAGCGATAGCTAGCTTCATGTCAGGTCGCGAGAGGTGCATCGTGCTTGAGCCATCTATAAATTCAACTACGGCGTGTATCGCAGAAGTTGGCTCTATCACAGCCTCGATCTCCTTGATGCCATAAAGCCAGTAAGCTTCCATCACCTCAAAAAGCTTATTTGCCATCGTCGCACTATCAATCGTGATCTTTGCGCCCATATCCCAGTTTGGGTGTTTTAGTGCGTCACTTGGCGTGGCGTCTTTTAGAAATTTGATCGGCTTTTTATAAAACGCGCCACCACTTGCTGTGATGATGAGTCTTTTTGGTGCAGTTTTATTTTCAAGTAGAAATTTAAGTCCAAAATGCTCGCTATCAATCGGCAAAATCTCTCTAGTCTTTAGAAATTTGCCGCCAACAACAAGACTCTCTTTGTTTGCAAGGGCAAGCCTTTTGCCAAGAGTTTGTGTCTTTAAACTAGGAGCAAGGCCAGCAAAGCCAACAAGGGCGTTTATTACCTTTTTTGAGCTTGAAATTTCTAGCATTTGTAGCAGTCCAGCCTCGCCAAAAAAGATATTTTTAGCTTCTACGTTTTTTACATTTTTAACTAGCTTTTCATCGCCTACGCAGACAAATTTTGGTTTAAATTTTAAAATTTGCTCATTTAGTAAATCTACATTTTTAGCGCAGCTTAACGCCTCAACCTCTACGCCAAATTTTTCGCAAAGATTAAGGGCGTTTTTGCCGATTGAGCCAGTTGAGCCAAGTATTACCACGAGAGCGACCAAAGTAGGGCGACTACGCCAAATAAATAGCCATCTATCCTATCAAGCATGCCACCGTGTCCTGGGAAGAGCGAACCACTATCTTTGACGCCGCAAAGTCTTTTTAGGTAACTCTCAAACAAATCTCCCCAAACCGCAAACACGCAGACCAAAAAGCTTGAGAATAAAATTTGGAAAAATCCTTCGGTGACAAAATTTCCAACGATGCAACCAATTACTGTGCCTATTGCTACGCCGCCTGCTGCGCCTTCTATTGTTTTGTTTGGTGAGCTTGGGCTAAATGGATGTTTGCCAAACATTTTGCCAACAAAAAATGCACCACTATCGCTTGCAACTACGCTTAAAATAAGCCATACGAGATAGCCTACGCCATACTCTGAGTAAAGCATCCACATCATAAAGATCGGCGTGGTTGGATAGACAAAAGGTGCGACTAGCTTTAAATTTTCACTTTTTATGTGAGCTAGGATCGAAGCAACCAGCATGATAGCAAGGATCGCTATGAAAATTGGATTTGTAAAATATGTAAGCACGTAAAAAGCAAGTGCGGCAAAAACTAGCTGTTTGTGATCGATATTATAAAGCTTGAGCGACTCATTAAATGCAAAATAAAGCACAGCGCCGAGCAAGATAAAATTTAAAATATAATTATCAAT includes the following:
- a CDS encoding uracil-xanthine permease family protein; its protein translation is MQRYEGYKFDPKQSLIGVQFLFVAFGALVLVPILTGLDANVALFTAGLGTLLFQIITRKNVPPIFLASSFAFIAPLQYGIEKWGIAVTMGGVIFAGFFYVVLSLVVRFGGEKILHKILPPVVVGPVIMTIGLILAPNAVKMATSATEIYTQNEAMIVAGISLVATILVMMLGRGMFRLIPILLGIITGYIVAYCFGMVDFTPIFNAPWFRMPNFTTPKFEFEAIIYMIPIAIAPAIEHIGDMLAISNVTKEDFLKNPGLKNTLLGDGLATSLAAFFGGPPNTTYSEVTGAVSLTKAYNPAIMTFAAITAIVLAFVGKLGAVLSTIPAPVIGGIMLLLFGIIASVGMETLIKNKVDLADPRNMIIVALIFIFAIGGMVLDLGAVKFSGIGLGAVTGIVLNLLLPKTKHYEGY
- the dxr gene encoding 1-deoxy-D-xylulose-5-phosphate reductoisomerase, with the protein product MVALVVILGSTGSIGKNALNLCEKFGVEVEALSCAKNVDLLNEQILKFKPKFVCVGDEKLVKNVKNVEAKNIFFGEAGLLQMLEISSSKKVINALVGFAGLAPSLKTQTLGKRLALANKESLVVGGKFLKTREILPIDSEHFGLKFLLENKTAPKRLIITASGGAFYKKPIKFLKDATPSDALKHPNWDMGAKITIDSATMANKLFEVMEAYWLYGIKEIEAVIEPTSAIHAVVEFIDGSSTMHLSRPDMKLAIAHAMFENINENIVSHANLLDLKNIKFHKISHKKYPVFSLKDEVLASPDLGVVINAANEIGVFSFLEQKCSFLDISRLILGSVKKFRNLKINDQDEIFEVDKEVRNYAKRMLNAKV
- a CDS encoding phosphatidate cytidylyltransferase; this encodes MQSRIITGVLMFVAILVVFFIDNYILNFILLGAVLYFAFNESLKLYNIDHKQLVFAALAFYVLTYFTNPIFIAILAIMLVASILAHIKSENLKLVAPFVYPTTPIFMMWMLYSEYGVGYLVWLILSVVASDSGAFFVGKMFGKHPFSPSSPNKTIEGAAGGVAIGTVIGCIVGNFVTEGFFQILFSSFLVCVFAVWGDLFESYLKRLCGVKDSGSLFPGHGGMLDRIDGYLFGVVALLWSLSW